The DNA region TGGCTACTAGATCTCTAGGTACCAGGTTGACCGTGAGGCGTGTGCACAGACAGGACCTGGAGCCACCTTGGGCTGCTCTCCCACTGGGCTGGACCTGAAGCCTGGACTACCGGGTCTGGTCTGCACTGGACGGCTGGGTAGCCTGGTGTCATGGGCTGACCTGGTGGTGGAACAGGCTCAGGACTTCAGGTAGGTCAGGGGTAGGTGTCATGAGGGACCCTCTGGTTGTGGGGTCAACCAGGAGGCATGGTCCAGGGGTCCTGGCAGAGGGCCTAGAGCTACTGGGGCCAGTCCATACATGGGGCAGCCTGGAGCTGGGCGTGTCTGCAGCCTGGCCTGCAGAGGCTGCTTGTGGTAGGGCGGGACTGGACACCAAGGCTGCAGAGTTGTCTGGACCTTGGGCCCTGGGGAAGAGCCTGGCTCTAGGTTTCCCTGGGATGAGCCTGGCACTGGGGTCTGAAGCAAGGTCCAGAGCTTCTCCTGTTCGGCAACCGTCTCCACGTGGTCCTTGTGGAGTAGGAGAGGAACCACAGGCAAGGGAAGCTGCCACCTCCCTCTCCTGCTGCACACAGGAGCCACCATCTCTCCCCCAGCTCCTCAGCCTGGTGTGATTGGGTTTTGGCACGAGTGGCTGTTCAGGTTAATATTTCTGTGAAGGGATGAGTGTTGGAAAGTCCTAATCCACAATCTTAGCAATTAAAAGAGAATTGTTCAACAAATGAGGAAATAAACTAAGCGGCTTTAAAAAGTAAGAAAGGctagaaacactccacaaaaTTAATAATGTATATTTATCAGAGACTACCTGCAGAGAGATACCAAACTACAAACAGGAAAACGATGTTCCACCCATTTCCTCCACAAAGAATCAGCATTCCTAATATAAAACTAGTtcctacatacaaataaatatcaACTCGACTTTAAATGAGGCAATATTTAACAGCACCCCAAACAGACATCCAGTGGCCTCAGTTCTGGTGTGGGTGCAAAAGGGCATCACTCAGAGTGAGGACAGGCGCATGGACCAGAGCATCAAGGTCCACCTTTAAGATCAATTCACAGAAGATGCAAACACAAGATTAACACTCGTCCTCTCCGTACACTTATTTGACTTGAGACAGGAAGGGCTGAGGAAGGACATAGGAATAGACCCATTGGGttgaagtttaggaagaaaatagaggaacagaaatctagtcccaggatcCATGTTTGGGCTAATGTCTGTGGTCCACATATGATTTTGAAGCTTCCCTTGCTTCAGAAAAATGCTGTGTGTAATTGAACTTTGGGTGCATGCGAAGTACTATACAATCAATTTCCAGTCTTCTACCTTCTGCCACATAAAGGAGGTATTTCCCACTAGTGCTGTCCACTGGGATTAATCAAAGTTGTGCTTTGGTTTCTTTCTCCCAAAGAACATATTTTTAATGCAAGGAAACTTACCTCCATAGAGCTCAGAATCATGCAAAATTTCTCTCACTAGATCTCATTTATtggccagcattttttttttaacaaagaccATAAACTTGGCATTGTGAGGTGAACACCAGGCATGGTGCTCACCAGGTGTGTTCCTCTAGATTAGGGAAAGATGAAGATACCTTGCTCTGACCAGGGCTGCAGCACACGGTGAGATCAAGCCATTTCTCCATTTGGCCCTGAGAGATACTCATAGAAGCTGAGGTTCCATCTCAGACAAAGGaacaggggtttggaattttgaaCAACTGAAGTTGCTCCATGACCCAGTTCACTAGCAATCAGTCCACACCATGCAGTAAGTCTGATCCCAGAGTTGgtgagaaaaatgatagaaatgcTATTTTACTTCTTTATCAGTAGGTTGCACTTTTGGATTTTCACATTATCTCCTTATCTGCTGTCTAGATGGAGGACCATGAATTTTAGAATAAATattcatttctttcatttgtatGATTGTTATTTCAGATCTTGGCATGAACAGTGTATAATTGCCCAAAGTGTGGGGCAAAAGGAGCATGGTCTTCTAGCAGTCTCTACTTATGGCTTTGAACTATTCAGCAGTAACAGTTAGGGAGAgtatgtaagtgtgtgtgtgtgaattcttAAGTATGTGGCTGAATTCTTAAGCATCCTCTTCAATGAGGCAATCCCAGTGTCTTGGCCCAATCCTGGTTGGCAGAGCCCACACCTGGGTCTTCCATCTCTGTCCCCATGATCACTGTCTGGATACAGTCCTTTGAAGCCCATTTGAGTGAAGGTAGAAGTCATCTGGCCGCAGTAAGCCACAGTGAAGACAGAGCCCAGTGTGAGTTTGCTCCTCCAGCTCACAGGAGCCTTCCTCTGTGCCCTTGGCTGCGGTGTCCCTACAACATTGGGCTCATGGGCAGGTGGAGAGAGACAAGATTCCCAGGGAAAGACCCCTGGTCCATGCCCCTTGGGTTTCCTTCTGAGTGTTCTTGTGGACCTGCCCTAAGCGGCTCAGCAGTCAGTGGTTGCCCAGAGGGGAAACAGGCAGAGGAGGAGGTTGTACTGCTGAGAAGATGAGGGGATCTTTTGGATGTGCTGGAAAACTGTGGTGCCGATGGTAGCTGAGCTTTCATAAGTACACACAGGTGTTGAAACTCCTGCAGTTCTGCAGGGAGTCGGTTTGTTGTGCATACATTCTTGATCATGAACTGCTACGGGCAGAGAGTTCTATTGAGAGTGGCTTGACACACTCACAGAGACTGGGAACGTGGTCAGACGCCATTTCACTGGACTAACCCAACAAATACAGTGGGGGCCAGACACTGGAGAAGATGGTCACCGAAACTGCTCAGTGCTTCAGCCGTGCGGCCAGATGCTCAGGATTCTGCTGCTGGGTCCAGGTTGCGGATGAGAGCTGAGGGCCAGGGCATGAGAGGGAAGGCCCGTCCCAGTTGCGGCCCAGCAGCCCCTGAAGTCGGCACACCCTGATCCTCCTCCTGTTTCCACACGCTGTCTTCTAAACACCAGTCTGAAAACCAGCAAAACACCCATCAAGACCTGACCCAGGAGCAGCTCCCACCTGTCTCCAACAGCGCACGGCAAGGCCAGCATGTCCAGGACACCACCTGTGTCCCTCGTCCCCTCTTGTCCACCAGAGCAGATGCCCCCTGGTGCTGTGCTTGGTTGTGTCCTCCATTAACATGCCCCCTTCAGAGCTCAGCAGCTGCTTCTGATGAGGCATGGAGCCCCGGGAGCTGTGGTGTGCCCCTGCGTGAGGCATCAAGGGGGGCGGTGCTCTCAGTCACTGTGGGGCAGGTGCCTTCCAGGTCACCGAACCCACTCATTCCGCTGTCACCAAAGCTGAGAAGCCCTGaagaccccccaccccccacagcaACAAATGCACACTTCCAAATACGTCTGCTCCACAGACGGGAGCAGCCCTGCTGATTTCTCCCCACCTATGGGTACTTCTCTCTTCTGTGGATACTATCTTTGTGGTCAGATCCTTTTCTTCTCATGGTCccctgtaattttctttttttgttttgactttataattttttagtgtgttttaattagttatatatgatagtaAAATGCATTCATGCACTTTGACATTTCATACATAAATGggttataatttctcattcttctgcttgtatgtgttgtagaatcacattggttgtgTAGTCATAATGTGCATAAGGcagtaatgtctgtttcattctaccacCTTCCtattcctcccctcccttcactcccctctacctaagctAGAGCAactttattcttccctagtgtcccTGCCCTTATTataaattagcatctgcatatcagagaaaacattaggccttAGGTTTTTTGGggttgtcttatttcacttagcatgatattctccagctccatccatttactggaaaatgccataatttcattcttctttaaagatgagtcatattccataaatatataaaccaaatcatccttgaaactctagcctgcTTAGACAGAAgacagaaattaaagggatacaaatagataaagaggaactcaaactatcactattagccaatgacatgattctatatttagcagATCCAAAAAAAgtacaccagaaaacttctagaaccaatcaattaattcagcaaagtagcaggatataaaatcaacacccatcaatcaaaagcattcctattcattagtgatgaatctactgaaagagaaattaggaaaactacaccATTCACATTAGCCTaaaaaaaattgggaatcaatctaacaaaagacgcgaaagacctctacaatgaaaactacagaacactaaagaaagaaattgaagaaaacctcagaagacggaaagatctcccatgctcctagataggcagaattaatattgtcaaaatggccctaCGACTTGAAGTgctacacagatttaatgcaattcctattaaaatcccgtgTCATTTTCTATGTTAGTTTCATTTCTCCAGGCCCCTCAGGTCCTTCGTTGTATTTATTGAGGTTGTACTTTGTATCGAGTGTTGTGCTGTGTGGTCGAGATTTCAGGTAGCAAGATAGTTTCCACCTGTGCATTTGTGTGATCTGTCATGCAGCAGTCACCTGCCTGGCTGCTTCAGGGACGTCATTGCAGGCAGCCAGGCAGACAGAGCTGTAACCCACTCTTCTATCCTAGGAGGAAGCCGAGCAGCCGCAGGTGGGAACAGCAGCGAGGCTGTGGTGTTTCTCCTCGTGGGGTTCGCAGACTCCTGGACGGTTCAGACCACACATGCGGTCCTGTTCTTACTAGTTTACCTGGCGGCTCTCACGGGGAACCTCCTGATCATCACAGTCACCACTGTGGACATCCGCCTGCAGACCCCAATGTACTTCTTCTTAAGACAGCTGTCTTTCTTGGATTTCTGCTTTATCTCCGTCACAGTCCCCAAGTCTGTCGTCAGTTCGTTCACCCAGGACACCTCCATCTCCTTCTGGGGGTGCGCCCTGCAGGCCTTCTTCTTCATGAACTTGGCGTCCACTGAGACAGCCCTCCTAACGGTGATGTCCTATGACCACTGTGTGGCCATCTGCTGGCCCTTGCACTACAAGGTCATCATGAGCCAGCGTGCCTGTGTCAGGATGATGGCCCTGTGCTGGCTGAGTGGTGGTATCTCTGGGCTCATGCACATGGCGGCCACTTTCTCCTTGCCATTCTGTGGGTCCAGCCAAGTCCATCACTTCTTCTGTGACATTCCCCAGCTGCTCAGCCTCCTGGACTCCACAGCGATCCTCCCTGAGGTCCGAGTCATGGTCTTCGTTACCAGCCTTGTGATTTTGTGCTTCAGTCTCATTACGCTGTCCTACGGGTACATCTTTTCTACCGTCATGAGGATCCCGTCCAAGGAGGGCAGGTGGAAAACGTTTTCCACCTGTGTCCCTCACCTCGTGGTTGTGACCCTCTTCCTGGTGTCCGGCAGCATCGCCTATGTGAAGCCCGTTTCCAGCTCACCCTCCATCTCTGACCTTCTGCTGCCTGTGTTCTACACGGTGGTGCCCCCCACCCTGAATCTGGTCATCTACAGTCTGAGGAACAAGGAATTGAAGGCAGCCCTGAGAAGGCTGAGAAGGCAGTGTGGCATGGGGGCTCCACCAGGGCCTGCCCTGCGTGCCTGACTTGGTCTAGCCAGGAGCCTCGGGGTTCCCCACCGGGAGTCCCAGGGGTTGCTGagcttttctttctgtcttttttttttttttaaatgaaattcagCTGTATTCTAGCAAGactttccatattttattttgttgaacCCTGGATGGCACTTAAAGTTACCTTGGACTGTGCCAAATATTAGTACTTATggtctttattcatttttttatgtgttATTTTCCTAAGATTTCATAATTAATATTTTACTCATTAACATATCAACTATCACAAAATAAAAGTGTACTATAAATTaagtatgtataaataaatatattaatcacAGTAGAACAAGATCACAAGTATTAAAATGAACCAGATGGGAAACGAAGCAAAGCTGGTGTACTCAAAATGTTTTAGATGTGAGAAGGTGTGATCAGGCAGACCAAAGCCTCAGGGGCCGTCATCATAGTGaattgagggcacatccatcaggAGGAGCCCAAGGTATACGATTTGctcaggaaaaatggcagaaggaAACGTCCACGTTGGCTTGTTTTAATGACACAGCATTGGGCTCATGGACCCTAACCATCCCCTCCCAGGGGAGGCACCAGCTGAAAGGTGTGTGAATGTCTACAAATGTGCACGAGCCAGGGGCACCGTTCCCTCTGTGAGTCCATGCTTAAGTGCCCCTGTGAAGGGCATCATGACCTTGCTATCCATGTTTAAAATTTCTTTAAGTTTTATTTCTACTGGACAAATGAAAGTTGCATGCATTTTTGGAGCCTAGTGTGAAGTTTTGACTAGTTTGCAACGTAGAATGGTAAATCAGGCTCATGTTTCCATCACCTCAAATAGTTAACTTTTCTTTCTGGTGAGAATGTTTAAATTCTCTTTTAGCTGTTTTGGAACATAAAATGCAGCATTAGCTGTGGTCACAGTGCAGTGAGAGGTCACCAGAAGCTCTTCCTCCTGCCTACCACACATGGCACCTCTGACCCGCATCTCCTTCCCTGGTCCACCTCCCTGCCAGCCTGGTCCTCACCCTCACTCTCCTGCTCACTTGGTGGGCAAGTGTTCAGAGCCATGCATGAGTTGGGTCAGTCCTGTTCCtcatgctgggcctgttccagttgGCAGCTGTCCTCGGTAGGAGCTGTGTTTAGAGGGGAAACGGTGACTGCTAAACCTTGtctcaagagaaaagaaaactctAAAGCCTTTGACTGACCTCTCCACCCCCAGGAgcggaaaaagaaaaatacaccaTGTGTAAACCAGCAGGAAAGACAGATGATAAAAGTGATGgcagaaattgataaaagataTTAAGAAATAAGCATGATGGGCAACACTGGAAGCTGTTcctataataaatttaaaaattgacaaacttCTTTAGGTCACCTAGAAAAACTGAAGGAAGACTTGTATTAATAAAGTCAGGAATGAAAGAGGAGAAACAGATACAGAACTCACAgcagataattttaaaagtagcTCTACAGAAAAGCTGTGAACTGCTGTGTGCTGAGTGGTATTCCCTCAACAGAGTGCTGGGGTTTCTGCCGCCTCAGAAGATGGCTTCATCTGGGAACAGGGTCACAGCAGGTTAAGTAAGATGGGTTTGTTGTTGTGGTTAAGATGGAGACCCAGCCAGAGCCACAGGAGGGAAGGACACATTGTCCTCCAGGTGGGAGAGGGAGAACCAAGTTGCCCTGATGGCAGATGCCGTGATGCTATGCACAGAAATCCTGAGACTCTACCCAAAGCCTGTTAAAACACATCcaggaaagccacagcacacaaaacCACATGCAAAACCCAGCAACGTCTCTAACAACAAAACCAGGGGAAGGGACTTCAGATAACTCCACTTATAATAACGTGAAAGAAAAGAGACTACGTAAATTTCACAAAGTGGGGGGAAGATCTGTGCTCTGAAAATTGCAATCATTAATGAATAAACTAAATAGACACCAGCAAATGGAGAGAGAACTTGTGCTCAGGGACTGGAAGCACCAGTATCACTAATTGGCCCTGCTGCCTAAATGACCTGAGGTTAATGGAATCCCTGTGCATTGGAATTTCCATACAGAGACTCCATTGCAATTTTTCATAGCAATAGAAGAAAATCCTAAAATTCACCTAGAACCACAAAATACTGACTAGCCCTAAGCTGCAGGTGTCATATTCATGGcttcaaaatatattacaaaactAGAGTTATGTAAGCATCGTGGTACCATTATAGCAACAGCCATGCAGCCCAAGGGACCACAGTCGAGAGCCCTAACATAGATCCTCATGTCAGGACTCGCTGGCCTGTGACAGGACTCTCAGGAGCACACAGTGGACAAAGGAGCTCCTAAGCTGAGGGAACATTATGCTGCCAGGTCTCCTGGGGGAGCAGGGAGATGCTGTTCAGAGGGTGCAGGTCTTCAGGCAGGAGGAAAGTTCTAGCCTCTGGTGCATGCAACATGCCAACTGCAGGATGTGTTTTGTACTTGAAATGTGTTGGGACGAGGGTCTGACATCTTCTCCTCAGACCCACATGTGCAAGGTCACCATGATGTGATACGCATGTTGACCAGACTAACAGGTGTCATTCAATTCTCATGTTGCATATGTGCATCAAACTCCGTCCTGCTCATCTTAAATGTGTATGATCTTTCTGTCAGTAATAATATATCAATAAAGGTTgaaaaatacaaacatatcatgcAATCTTCAGTCTGTTGTCCTCTTTGAGAACCTTGGTGGCCACATATTGAGGCTACTTCACAAGGTGGTGGAAACATGGCTCAGGAGTCCAGCTGGGAGAGACTCCACCAACCACCTCTGAATGTGTCTTGTATTGGTCATGAGGCCTCTGAGTGGCAGGGATTGTGTGTCTGTAACACATCCTACAGGGCTCTGACATCACCATACTTGATGTATTTCCAATGCTTTGCTCTGCTTTTTACCCCTTCAAAGGACAGTTAAAACTGTGGAAACCAGGGCTCAGGAAGGCATTAATCTGCCTGCAGACTGCACAGCTAGTTCTGAATCTGACAGAGGCCAATGTGTGGTTTCTAAAGCCAGTCTGTGCTCTCTGCATTGGGAGATGCCAGTGTTGCAAGGATGTTTACCTGTGTCTCCATGTTTTCCAGGGCAACATACATTTATAATCATGCTGTATAATtacattttctgtatattttaaaattgttttactgTGGATATCCACACTACTTGTCGAATAGATTTTTGCCTGTAAATTCTTTGTTGTCTTGCCAACAgaggcatatgtgtgtgtgtggtcctcAGTCTGCCATGTGCCATTGGGTCTGTTTATCTGCTGATTTCACAAGACTGGGATACCACAGCTGCATGACAAGGCTTCCAGTTAGAATATGTCAGGTCACTTCATTTTCTTACTGTTTTGGATGTTCTGCAGGGATTTCCAAGTTCATTGATGATCAGCTTGTCACTTTCTCTAAGTGATTGTTGGAATATCTCGTTTGGAATTCCTGGAGAACTGGACTCTAAACATAGTGAGCTCACAGTGGTGACCAGCGTGACAGGTCTTTCCATCTGTGTACGTCATCTTCAATATCTCTCAGCCGTGTTTACAAGTGTTCACTGAAGCAACAATGTTTAATTTGCAAATGTTGTGGAGTTTTTCTGATCTCCGGATACTGATTTCTGATTTAATATTGTTACTGCCAGAGAGAATGTTCTACAAATGATCCATAATTTTAAATGGATTAAAACATGATTTATGGCCTACCACAGGGTCTGTTTTGGCAAATACTCTATTTTCATGAAAGACTGCGTTTTCATGATTATACCTGGCGTTCTCTTATTGGTTAAGTCCCGTCATCAGTGATATTTAAACTTCTGTGATGTGAGTGACTTCGTGGATCTACCACGTAGGAGAAGAGGGCAAAACCTTTCAACAAGGGCAGCTGTGTTTACCTTCAGTCTGGGGAACTTTGACAACAGGCAAGGCACACTTGAGGCTGTTTTATATTCCTCATGAACTATGTCTAGTGTCATTATAAACTTGTCCTGTGAGGCACAGCCCATCTCCGTAGGCTGGCTCTTTTCCTTCAGCTGGCCTCTTTGGCCCTCTACTCATTGAAAGTCCACCCCTCTTTACGTGCCTGGCCACACATTCCCTTTATCATCTCCTGTCTTACAATGTCTTTGCTGTTCTTTGACTCGGCGAGGAGCTGCATCCCACAAGGACTTCTGTAGGTGACAGAAAGGGAGCGTGTGTGTTATATGTGGCTCCCTGGAGTTCATGATGTACATGTGAGTGTGTGTTAATGTGACTGACACTCCCTCGGTGTCTGTGTGGTCTGGTTCCAGGGCCCCTGGGGATGTCATGCCCAGGATGCTCAGTCCTCTGCCCAATGGGCCACAGCCGAAGCACTTATAGGTGCTCTGTGTAAACCTTCCCTGGATACAGAGAGTTGTCTGCCCACTGACCATGCTTCTGACATCTGTCACTTAGACTTCTACCTCCAGCAAAAGCatccctcaaaaaataaaagaggagtTAAGCCTCTCCCATCTCTGGGTTGCTCAAGA from Callospermophilus lateralis isolate mCalLat2 chromosome 5 unlocalized genomic scaffold, mCalLat2.hap1 SUPER_5_unloc_2, whole genome shotgun sequence includes:
- the LOC143390331 gene encoding olfactory receptor 14L1-like; translated protein: MTQFTSNQSTPCRGSRAAAGGNSSEAVVFLLVGFADSWTVQTTHAVLFLLVYLAALTGNLLIITVTTVDIRLQTPMYFFLRQLSFLDFCFISVTVPKSVVSSFTQDTSISFWGCALQAFFFMNLASTETALLTVMSYDHCVAICWPLHYKVIMSQRACVRMMALCWLSGGISGLMHMAATFSLPFCGSSQVHHFFCDIPQLLSLLDSTAILPEVRVMVFVTSLVILCFSLITLSYGYIFSTVMRIPSKEGRWKTFSTCVPHLVVVTLFLVSGSIAYVKPVSSSPSISDLLLPVFYTVVPPTLNLVIYSLRNKELKAALRRLRRQCGMGAPPGPALRA